One region of Quercus lobata isolate SW786 chromosome 2, ValleyOak3.0 Primary Assembly, whole genome shotgun sequence genomic DNA includes:
- the LOC115971063 gene encoding uncharacterized protein LOC115971063 has product MEDQWYTGISMNFGGQIDKAVKAVKKDGHVVTIVGPVIPPATMFVLTSKGSILEKLKPYLESGKVKPVIDPKSPFPFSKTVEVPIFNGEHYDYWSSQLMTIFISQDLWDLIEDGFQDPPRTRNSSWTDENQKEYKEKLKINAIALRIIHHGEFQGSNKAISVKLQNLWRDFDNLTMKETESVKDFNSRVAKIVNQIKSYGDTIQEQKLVEKILRSLPQKFDHVAAAIEESKDLSVLTMYELMGFLEAHEGRLSRFSSQPLEQAFQSKLNVSHSEFSKEEQGKRGGNYQKKGQYGKG; this is encoded by the exons ATGGAGGATCAATGGTATACTGGTATATCTATGAACTTTGGAG GGCAGATTGATAAGGCAGTCAAGGCAGTGAAAAAGGACGGGCATGTTGTGACAATAGTAGGCCCTGTAATTCCACCAGCAACTATGTTTGTGCTCACTTCTAAAGGGTCTATCTTGGAGAAACTGAAACCTTACCTGGAAAGTGGGAAGGTGAAACCAGTGATTGACCCCAAAAGCCCGTTTCCATTTTCAAAGACTGTTGAA GTTCCTATTTTCAATGGAGAACACTATGACTACTGGAGCTCTCAATTGATGACCATTTTCATTTCCCAAGATCTATGGGATTTGATTGAAGATGGTTTCCAAGACCCACCTAGAACTAGGAATTCTTCCTGGACtgatgaaaatcaaaaggaGTACAAGGAGAAATTGAAGATAAATGCTATTGCCTTGAGGATCATTCATCATGGG GAGTTTCAAGGCTCAAATAAAGCAATCTCCGTTAAGCTTCAAAATTTGTGGAGAGACTTTGATAATTTGACAATGAAAGAAACTGAATCTGTCAAAGATTTCAATTCAAGAGTTGCTAAGATTGTTAATCAAATCAAGAGCTATGGAGATACTATTCAAGAGCAGAAACTTGTTGAGAAGATACTCCGGAGTTTGCCTCAAAAATTTGATCATGTAGCAGCAGCAATAGAAGAATCCAAAGATCTATCAGTTCTTACCATGTATGAATTGATGGGGTTTCTTGAAGCACATGAAGGAAGATTGAGCAGATTTTCAAGCCAGCCATTGGAGCAAGCATTTCAATCAAAGCTGAATGTTTCTCATAGTGAATTTTCCAAAGAAGAACAAGGGAAAAGAGGAGGCAATTACCAAAAGAAGGGTCAGTATGGAAAAGGCTGA